One window of the Arthrobacter sp. D5-1 genome contains the following:
- a CDS encoding VCBS repeat-containing protein yields the protein MTTRTVAGLSPTKLRPLAALLGVLLAAMLLAPASFQPAAAAEDPVPKIVAAQRVSSPTVAVGATVKIAFTLAQRAQRVEFRYTDESHVTEHRVIWSGTPAAGPLTATASAAVAADTYFNGTHTLQSVIITYGQRMLTYNRGSTYEEVLPVAWETLDFTVSNPANVLVPNDNITLPALGIRKEAGYSYPAFDVNHGTWSAPPSSYTYEWFRDGVFKSSGSNWFDVSGKYAGTGSGLTLKLTALAAGHLPETVETKPFYLAAAADPVISGYPGVRGSVKAVFDPSTIKGLPAGAKPIVSYQWLLNIADPIPSATGASYSPKPSDAGKKLGVTAVVSYDGSVVGLFRSADVMVKHQSLLRDFDGDAKPDVITRKPNGTLTLFRGDIYGQFKSATKDIGWGWAGFTALMSPGDFDGDGAMDVMARDKSGQLWLYRGNGSGGWRGSSVIGTGWAGFSEIIPASDFNGDGTSDVLARDPQGRLFLYPGNGRGGWLTPTQVGQGWQSFNKVFTPGDFSGDGVSDFLARGTDGKLSAYYPNGKGGWLSSRTLTGNYSSSIYLGGLGGFNHSDRYNYFFSVSDQGVFTTEALGSDWNSYYRQTSQAGTGWGYLTAVF from the coding sequence ATGACCACTCGCACCGTTGCAGGGCTAAGCCCCACCAAACTCCGCCCTCTGGCTGCCTTGCTGGGAGTCCTCCTGGCTGCGATGCTGTTGGCGCCGGCCTCGTTCCAGCCTGCGGCAGCGGCTGAAGACCCTGTACCAAAAATCGTTGCCGCCCAACGGGTATCCTCCCCCACGGTTGCTGTGGGGGCCACCGTGAAGATCGCCTTTACCCTGGCGCAGCGGGCCCAACGCGTCGAGTTCCGCTACACCGACGAATCCCATGTCACCGAACACCGCGTCATTTGGTCGGGGACACCCGCAGCCGGGCCACTGACAGCGACCGCCTCGGCCGCCGTGGCAGCCGATACCTACTTCAACGGCACCCACACGCTGCAGAGTGTGATCATCACCTACGGCCAACGAATGCTCACCTACAACCGTGGCTCCACCTACGAAGAGGTGCTCCCTGTTGCCTGGGAAACCCTGGACTTCACGGTCAGCAATCCCGCCAACGTCCTTGTTCCCAACGACAACATCACCCTGCCGGCTCTCGGGATCCGGAAAGAAGCGGGCTATTCCTATCCTGCCTTCGACGTCAACCACGGAACGTGGTCCGCGCCGCCGTCGTCCTATACGTACGAATGGTTCCGCGACGGGGTCTTCAAGTCCTCCGGCAGCAACTGGTTCGATGTTTCGGGCAAGTACGCCGGAACCGGGTCCGGGCTCACGCTTAAACTCACCGCCCTGGCAGCCGGGCACCTTCCCGAGACCGTCGAGACCAAACCCTTCTACCTGGCGGCCGCCGCGGACCCTGTGATCTCCGGTTATCCAGGGGTGCGGGGGTCCGTGAAGGCAGTGTTTGATCCCTCCACCATCAAGGGACTCCCCGCGGGAGCGAAACCAATTGTCAGCTACCAATGGCTCCTGAACATTGCCGATCCCATCCCTTCGGCCACAGGGGCAAGCTACAGCCCCAAGCCCTCAGATGCCGGCAAGAAACTCGGGGTGACGGCCGTTGTCAGCTACGACGGCAGCGTCGTAGGCCTCTTCCGCAGCGCTGATGTGATGGTCAAGCATCAGTCACTCCTCCGGGACTTCGACGGCGACGCCAAACCGGATGTCATCACCAGAAAACCCAACGGCACACTGACCCTTTTCCGAGGGGACATCTATGGCCAGTTCAAAAGCGCCACCAAGGACATCGGCTGGGGATGGGCCGGCTTCACTGCGCTGATGTCTCCCGGTGACTTCGATGGCGACGGCGCAATGGATGTGATGGCCCGCGATAAGTCCGGTCAGCTGTGGCTTTACCGCGGAAATGGATCCGGCGGCTGGCGCGGCTCTTCTGTCATCGGGACCGGCTGGGCAGGTTTCAGCGAGATCATTCCGGCCAGCGATTTCAACGGTGACGGGACCAGCGATGTCCTGGCGCGTGACCCTCAGGGGCGCCTCTTCCTCTACCCCGGCAATGGGAGGGGCGGATGGCTTACCCCAACGCAGGTTGGACAGGGGTGGCAGTCCTTCAACAAGGTCTTCACTCCCGGCGATTTCAGTGGCGACGGAGTCTCCGATTTCCTCGCCCGCGGGACAGACGGGAAGCTCAGCGCCTACTACCCCAACGGTAAGGGTGGATGGTTGTCGTCGAGGACGCTGACAGGAAACTACTCATCCAGCATCTACCTGGGTGGATTGGGCGGATTTAATCATTCCGACCGCTACAACTACTTCTTCAGCGTCTCTGACCAAGGCGTGTTCACCACCGAGGCACTGGGCAGTGACTGGAACAGCTACTATCGCCAGACCAGCCAGGCGGGGACGGGATGGGGTTACCTCACTGCCGTTTTCTAA
- a CDS encoding FG-GAP-like repeat-containing protein, which yields MDLLTALRWTAPNPARRLLTASLLVGALSSALVAAPADAAPDLQNSGQELMVQPAAARTVYMGQPKLTGDPTVGGLLKAELGGYAPFVIPEGGTPSFTYKWTRDGQAIPGATGSTYRATPGDRGRVVAVFVTVSYDAESRLTLQADYPLRIAAKPRARGFNGDDTLDIFARDAAGRLLLYPTDGLGNWRAAQVLGTGWNVFNTLFSPGDFDGDGTVDVIGRDGRGRLFLYQGNGTGGWKSAFQIGQGWQDFRTVSSAGDFNGDGSNDLIVVDRWYQAILYPGNGRGGFLQPYGVDTYWVNGDPIFTVGHFGGTNNLGIVSRNYGYLRLYEASRSGRLDGSRTDIGWGFNDFPFVGSAGDFNGDGTVDIFSVDTAGRLTMYYNKGAEYLNSGRPDIRWYGQSTVGWGWGGFTAVF from the coding sequence TTGGACCTTCTTACTGCCCTGCGGTGGACCGCGCCCAACCCTGCGCGGCGGCTGCTGACCGCTTCCCTGCTGGTGGGCGCCCTGAGCAGTGCGCTGGTGGCGGCTCCTGCCGATGCAGCGCCGGACCTTCAGAACTCCGGCCAGGAACTCATGGTGCAGCCAGCTGCTGCCCGAACTGTCTACATGGGGCAGCCAAAACTGACTGGCGACCCCACCGTAGGGGGCCTCCTCAAAGCGGAACTTGGCGGATACGCTCCGTTCGTCATCCCCGAGGGTGGCACGCCTTCGTTCACCTACAAGTGGACCCGGGACGGTCAAGCCATACCAGGCGCCACAGGCTCGACCTACCGGGCCACCCCAGGGGACCGCGGCAGGGTAGTCGCCGTCTTCGTCACGGTCTCCTACGACGCCGAGTCACGGCTCACCCTGCAGGCGGACTACCCGCTGAGGATCGCTGCCAAACCCCGGGCACGCGGATTCAACGGCGACGACACCCTGGACATCTTTGCCCGCGATGCCGCAGGCCGCCTGCTCCTCTACCCCACTGACGGCCTGGGCAACTGGCGTGCAGCCCAAGTACTCGGAACAGGATGGAATGTCTTCAACACCCTGTTCTCTCCGGGCGACTTTGACGGTGACGGCACAGTGGACGTCATTGGCCGCGATGGACGGGGACGGTTGTTCCTCTACCAGGGCAACGGAACCGGCGGCTGGAAGAGTGCCTTCCAGATCGGCCAAGGCTGGCAGGATTTCCGGACCGTGTCCTCGGCGGGTGATTTCAACGGCGATGGAAGCAACGACCTCATTGTTGTGGACCGCTGGTACCAGGCCATCCTCTACCCCGGCAACGGCAGGGGTGGCTTCCTTCAGCCCTACGGCGTTGACACCTATTGGGTCAACGGCGATCCGATCTTCACAGTGGGCCACTTCGGCGGGACGAACAACCTGGGAATTGTCAGCCGAAACTACGGCTATCTCCGGCTTTATGAAGCCAGCCGGAGCGGCCGGCTGGATGGCAGCCGTACCGATATCGGATGGGGGTTCAATGACTTCCCGTTCGTGGGTTCAGCGGGTGACTTTAATGGCGATGGCACGGTGGACATCTTCAGCGTTGACACCGCAGGACGGCTGACGATGTATTACAACAAGGGCGCAGAGTACCTGAACAGCGGCCGCCCGGACATCCGATGGTACGGACAATCCACCGTCGGGTGGGGCTGGGGTGGCTTCACCGCGGTCTTCTAG
- a CDS encoding MFS transporter: protein MSLSDLPGPVPDPAIVRGGNTTALAEPVARVRPIWVTGVVLVNLGINAAFFGPLQVLLGLQAAHFDEGQKEAILALVTGCGAAVSMVANPLFGAFSDRTTSRFGRRVPWVLMGAILGAVALVALAGAPNVAAMTLLWCLVQAGANAMYAAITAAVPDRVPVPQRGTVGGLAAMGQTVGILIGAVIAAVVVGNFAAGYWLCAAALLAGVVLYLFKNDDQQLPPTERPPFNLADFLKGFWVSPKRYPDFAWAWLTRLLVSTGNHMVTLYLLFFLSDAVRLKETEGIDPSFGVLILTGLYAVSVIITSVLGGRLSDKMGKRKPLVIASSVIIALASLILAFAPTWIGGLAGAVVLGIGFGAYLAVDFALITQVLPTGMDRGRDLGVINIANSLPQVIAPLIASPFVLYWGGYVSLYVAAAVIGLLGAVFVVKIKSVD, encoded by the coding sequence ATGAGCTTGTCTGACCTGCCGGGTCCTGTGCCGGATCCTGCAATCGTCCGCGGTGGAAACACCACGGCGCTTGCCGAACCTGTTGCCAGGGTAAGGCCGATCTGGGTTACCGGCGTTGTGCTGGTCAACCTCGGCATCAACGCAGCGTTCTTTGGCCCCCTCCAAGTGCTCCTGGGCCTGCAGGCAGCCCACTTTGATGAAGGCCAGAAAGAAGCGATCCTTGCCTTGGTCACTGGCTGTGGAGCGGCCGTTTCCATGGTGGCAAACCCACTTTTCGGGGCGTTCAGCGACCGCACGACGTCCCGGTTTGGTCGCCGTGTTCCTTGGGTCCTGATGGGCGCCATCCTGGGAGCTGTTGCGCTCGTTGCTTTGGCCGGTGCTCCCAACGTTGCAGCAATGACTTTGCTTTGGTGCCTTGTGCAGGCCGGAGCCAACGCCATGTACGCCGCTATTACGGCCGCCGTACCTGACCGCGTCCCGGTGCCACAGCGCGGAACTGTAGGCGGACTCGCCGCCATGGGACAGACAGTAGGCATTTTGATCGGCGCGGTGATCGCGGCGGTCGTCGTTGGGAACTTTGCGGCCGGGTACTGGCTGTGCGCTGCGGCGTTGCTGGCCGGCGTCGTGCTTTACCTTTTCAAGAATGACGATCAGCAGCTTCCACCAACTGAGCGCCCGCCCTTCAATCTGGCAGACTTCCTCAAGGGCTTCTGGGTCTCGCCCAAACGGTATCCGGATTTCGCGTGGGCTTGGCTGACCCGTCTGCTGGTAAGTACAGGCAACCACATGGTCACGTTGTACTTGTTGTTTTTCCTGAGTGATGCTGTGCGGCTCAAGGAAACTGAGGGAATCGATCCCTCCTTTGGTGTCCTCATTCTTACGGGGCTGTACGCGGTCTCGGTCATCATTACCAGCGTGCTTGGTGGCCGGCTAAGCGACAAGATGGGCAAACGGAAGCCACTGGTGATCGCGTCGTCGGTCATCATTGCGCTGGCCTCGCTGATCCTCGCCTTCGCACCAACGTGGATCGGCGGGCTTGCCGGTGCGGTGGTGTTGGGGATCGGGTTTGGAGCCTACCTCGCCGTCGACTTCGCCCTCATCACGCAGGTCCTTCCCACGGGAATGGACCGCGGCCGGGACTTGGGCGTTATCAACATTGCCAACTCTTTACCGCAGGTGATCGCCCCGTTGATCGCCTCTCCGTTTGTCCTTTACTGGGGCGGCTACGTCTCGCTGTACGTCGCCGCCGCGGTCATTGGGCTCCTGGGAGCGGTGTTTGTGGTGAAGATCAAGAGCGTTGACTAG
- a CDS encoding VCBS repeat-containing protein, which produces MGITPMRRVRTWLAALTSCIVVVVGLGLAPAVQADDTFAPVPVAVSTTPHSIAAGGQASSRVTLQASGPISDVYVLFRNTATGKLHTQMTQGSYSAADSTYTFEIFFAQGTPPGTYLAQYLQIQTTAGQEFGYWRDGSLIHNPGNLPDSGTAAVALNALDFNYITPVDLDRPHTSGSYRAEYWDPYTMSLFIRDSWGRLGLFPTGGNGTWKQAYEVGSGWNIFNLMFSAGDFNNDGENDVIARDGAGSLFLYPADGQGGWYPRQQIGWGWGIFTSVFAAGDFSGDGNNDLLARKPSGELVLYPGNGSGSFLGATTIGWGWSGMTSVFSPGDFNGDHKPDVLARDGAGNLHFYGGNGSGGWTTSGTIGQGWNAITKLGGAGDFDGDGANDVWGIDTSGQMRMYYGNGSGGWKSSGVVGWGWGGFNAVF; this is translated from the coding sequence ATGGGGATCACTCCTATGCGCCGCGTGCGCACCTGGCTCGCCGCACTGACTAGCTGCATCGTTGTGGTTGTTGGCCTGGGACTGGCTCCTGCCGTGCAGGCTGACGACACTTTTGCACCGGTTCCGGTAGCGGTCTCCACGACGCCCCATTCGATCGCTGCCGGAGGACAGGCCTCCTCCAGGGTTACCCTCCAAGCCTCCGGCCCCATCAGCGACGTCTATGTCCTATTCAGGAACACGGCCACTGGAAAGCTGCACACACAGATGACCCAGGGTTCCTACAGCGCGGCTGATTCGACCTACACGTTCGAGATCTTCTTTGCCCAGGGCACTCCGCCGGGAACCTACCTGGCCCAATACCTGCAGATCCAGACCACCGCAGGCCAGGAGTTCGGATACTGGCGCGACGGTTCGCTGATCCACAATCCAGGCAACCTGCCAGACTCCGGCACTGCCGCTGTTGCGCTGAATGCGTTGGACTTCAACTACATCACTCCGGTGGACCTGGACCGGCCCCATACTTCCGGTTCCTACCGCGCCGAGTACTGGGATCCGTACACCATGAGCCTCTTCATTCGTGATTCCTGGGGACGCCTGGGGCTCTTCCCCACGGGTGGAAATGGGACGTGGAAGCAGGCCTACGAAGTTGGTTCGGGGTGGAACATCTTCAATCTGATGTTCTCGGCCGGAGACTTCAACAATGACGGAGAGAACGACGTCATTGCCCGTGACGGCGCGGGGTCGCTCTTCCTCTACCCCGCGGACGGGCAGGGCGGCTGGTATCCCCGCCAGCAAATCGGCTGGGGCTGGGGTATCTTCACGTCCGTTTTTGCTGCCGGCGATTTCAGCGGCGACGGCAACAACGACCTCCTCGCACGCAAGCCTTCCGGCGAACTCGTCCTGTATCCGGGCAACGGGTCCGGCAGCTTCCTGGGGGCGACAACCATTGGTTGGGGTTGGAGCGGCATGACGTCCGTCTTCTCCCCCGGCGATTTCAACGGCGATCACAAGCCCGATGTCCTGGCCCGCGACGGGGCAGGCAACTTGCACTTCTACGGCGGTAACGGCTCCGGAGGATGGACCACCAGCGGCACGATCGGCCAGGGGTGGAACGCCATCACCAAACTGGGCGGCGCCGGGGACTTCGACGGCGACGGCGCCAACGATGTCTGGGGCATCGACACCTCAGGCCAGATGCGCATGTACTACGGCAACGGCTCCGGAGGCTGGAAGAGCTCCGGAGTTGTTGGATGGGGTTGGGGCGGGTTCAACGCGGTCTTCTAG
- a CDS encoding FG-GAP-like repeat-containing protein has product MTFHSSALASRRPLRLGFHLLLAILLCAALAIAVPPPGANAAGPAPLPTVVTRTSPATVVPGNTISLSFTLSGPAREVGFAFVNEDTLEQAILYGPTSAAPGPYSAQAKVPVNGSAFKRTGRYKLLSVNIVLPAGQGSVRYGRDGNILFLSQGLDAPTQRPGALDGVDFSVNNPNFPLIDNPNTKTPVVSGVARYDQVLTTDNGTWTYPPTGFAYQWLRNGQPIAGATVNSYRVAEADLDQTLSVRVTATRAGYRAVSASSLPLTPTSPITATAPALQGKLTVGEKLTGAFSEGSVSTGTAGGAVSVRYEWVRNGTPINGATAKTYTLTAADRGAVVGFRAVVQAGNPATATRPFTVYSRTVVRNKAHTAGFDAGASLDLFARNAAANLLLYPTDGAGRWQAAKTIGYGWDVFDLVFNAGDFNGDGFNDVLARDDAGTLFLYPGNGTGGWLPRKEVGWGWDIFDSVIAAGDFSGDGANDLLARTPSGALVLYPGNGVGGFRSPGAVGQGWDVLSQVFSPGDFDGDGNPDVMGRDNAGNLRLYGGNGSGGWTTARSIGTGWNVMSRIGGAGDFNGDGLNDVWAIDASGQLNMYYGSGSGGWKGAGVVGWGWGGFTAVF; this is encoded by the coding sequence ATGACATTTCATTCTTCCGCCTTGGCTTCCCGACGTCCGCTGCGGCTGGGTTTCCACCTCCTTCTGGCCATTCTCCTGTGCGCCGCCCTCGCCATCGCGGTTCCGCCGCCGGGTGCCAACGCAGCAGGACCGGCGCCGCTGCCTACCGTGGTGACGCGGACTTCACCCGCCACCGTGGTCCCCGGCAATACCATCTCCCTCTCCTTCACCCTGAGCGGGCCGGCCCGGGAAGTGGGATTCGCGTTCGTCAACGAGGACACGCTGGAGCAGGCAATTCTCTATGGACCCACCAGCGCGGCTCCGGGACCATACAGTGCGCAGGCCAAGGTGCCGGTCAACGGAAGCGCGTTCAAACGCACGGGCCGGTACAAACTCCTCAGCGTCAACATTGTGCTTCCTGCGGGGCAGGGATCCGTGCGCTACGGCCGTGACGGAAACATCCTCTTCCTGAGCCAAGGCCTCGACGCGCCAACGCAACGGCCCGGCGCCCTGGACGGCGTCGACTTCTCCGTCAACAACCCCAATTTCCCGCTCATCGACAACCCCAATACCAAAACACCAGTGGTGTCCGGAGTGGCCCGCTACGACCAAGTACTAACCACTGACAACGGCACCTGGACCTACCCGCCCACTGGCTTCGCCTACCAGTGGCTGCGGAACGGCCAACCCATCGCCGGCGCTACCGTCAACAGCTACCGGGTAGCCGAAGCCGACCTGGATCAGACCCTGTCCGTCCGCGTCACGGCCACCCGGGCAGGGTACCGGGCTGTGTCGGCATCCTCCCTGCCGCTCACCCCCACCTCCCCCATTACCGCAACTGCCCCGGCGCTCCAAGGCAAGCTGACCGTGGGAGAAAAACTCACGGGTGCTTTCAGCGAGGGCAGCGTCTCCACCGGGACGGCCGGCGGCGCCGTCAGCGTGCGGTACGAATGGGTGCGGAACGGTACCCCGATCAACGGGGCCACCGCCAAAACCTACACGCTGACCGCTGCCGACCGTGGCGCCGTCGTCGGCTTCCGCGCAGTGGTCCAGGCCGGCAATCCAGCCACGGCCACTCGCCCGTTCACGGTGTACAGCCGCACTGTGGTGCGGAACAAAGCCCACACAGCAGGTTTCGACGCCGGTGCCTCCTTGGACCTGTTCGCCCGGAACGCCGCGGCGAACCTTCTGCTCTACCCGACGGACGGCGCGGGACGATGGCAAGCGGCGAAGACCATCGGGTATGGCTGGGATGTTTTCGATCTCGTGTTCAACGCCGGCGACTTCAACGGCGACGGCTTCAACGACGTACTGGCCCGGGATGATGCCGGCACCCTGTTCCTCTATCCGGGCAACGGGACCGGCGGCTGGCTGCCGCGCAAGGAAGTCGGATGGGGCTGGGACATCTTTGACTCCGTCATCGCAGCCGGCGACTTCTCAGGGGACGGCGCCAACGACCTCCTGGCCCGCACCCCTTCAGGAGCTCTGGTCCTCTACCCCGGGAACGGCGTGGGCGGTTTCCGCTCCCCCGGCGCAGTCGGCCAAGGTTGGGATGTCCTCAGCCAGGTCTTCTCCCCCGGCGATTTCGACGGTGACGGCAACCCCGACGTCATGGGCCGCGACAATGCCGGGAACCTCCGTCTCTACGGCGGCAACGGCAGCGGCGGCTGGACCACTGCACGGTCCATCGGCACAGGCTGGAACGTCATGTCGCGCATCGGCGGCGCAGGAGACTTCAACGGCGATGGATTAAACGATGTCTGGGCCATCGACGCCTCGGGCCAGCTGAACATGTACTACGGCAGTGGCAGCGGCGGCTGGAAGGGCGCTGGCGTTGTTGGTTGGGGCTGGGGCGGATTCACTGCGGTGTTCTAA
- a CDS encoding FG-GAP-like repeat-containing protein translates to MGSHPALRFRAASTAVRALLLTLAFVLAAVVVTPVSPAVAATPVLATFVRTSAATVDVGAPVSFNFTTSVAVKRVEVGLHSVAGKHTLAWTAGAGGAAAAGASAGTVAGVASPSSWPNGAIEVSYVQVITTAGASQVYYRGGGVYPPGTGAAPFGDPAAQDFKVRNPSLPYAAPVPTSFLPAKATFAPGQTAGVQVKLSQLAQAVRLVYRDASEVTPFELTWAGNPAPGPQTITATGAITAAQASGKYTLERVEISYFDGLAKDSYLRDGTMERTSPVPLGTAVRAGLATGDITVSNPAKVLQKLSPSVAPRVAGDLVPNTILTIQPGTWPVEPSFSEIQWYRNSTPIDYATKDTYQSNMYDDPANMIWVKMTARAAGYLPTSVSTLAFGPMPRRVWVSNLRITGDASVGGVLHLEHGAAGVDPEGGQASYTYVWKRNGTPIPGATSRDYRTTLADKGNIITAGVTARFDAGSAITEVVDLVGPLANKTRGKGFNADGTGDIFARDTGGNLWLYPSNGSGGWLPSQKIGQGWNGFNSLFSPGDFDGDGNVDVMARDGAGRLFLYQGNGQGGWLRSFQIGQGWGSVKDIVAPGDFNGDGTADLIARDASNTMVMYPGNGRGGFLTPYTLSGGWGDFNAFISPSSRSIFARDNSGNLRSYSGSGNGYFHENAWTPNVFGAYAGYGWEGFSRIGAPGDFDSDGVPEVYGIHPDGRLTMFYGLGHIALKRQATIGWGWNSFNSVF, encoded by the coding sequence TTGGGGTCTCATCCTGCTCTGCGCTTTCGTGCTGCGTCCACCGCTGTCCGGGCGCTCCTGCTGACGCTGGCCTTCGTTCTTGCAGCGGTGGTGGTGACGCCCGTTTCACCCGCCGTAGCCGCCACACCGGTCCTCGCCACGTTTGTGCGGACCTCCGCTGCAACGGTCGACGTCGGGGCTCCTGTCAGTTTCAACTTCACGACTTCCGTCGCGGTCAAGCGTGTTGAGGTGGGGCTGCACAGTGTTGCCGGGAAGCATACGTTGGCGTGGACAGCTGGTGCCGGCGGTGCCGCGGCTGCTGGCGCGAGCGCCGGGACTGTTGCAGGCGTCGCCTCCCCGTCGTCCTGGCCCAACGGCGCGATCGAGGTCAGTTACGTCCAGGTCATCACCACGGCGGGTGCTTCGCAGGTGTATTACCGCGGTGGCGGCGTCTATCCACCGGGCACCGGCGCCGCGCCTTTTGGTGACCCCGCCGCACAGGACTTCAAAGTCAGGAACCCTTCGTTGCCCTACGCAGCGCCCGTTCCTACATCGTTCCTGCCGGCCAAAGCCACGTTCGCGCCAGGACAGACCGCAGGGGTGCAGGTCAAGCTCTCCCAACTTGCCCAGGCGGTCCGGCTGGTCTACCGGGATGCTTCAGAGGTCACCCCCTTCGAGCTGACGTGGGCGGGTAACCCAGCGCCTGGCCCCCAGACCATCACGGCCACCGGGGCCATCACGGCAGCGCAGGCTTCGGGAAAGTACACCCTGGAGCGTGTGGAAATCTCCTACTTTGACGGTCTGGCCAAGGACTCCTACCTTCGGGATGGGACGATGGAGCGGACCTCACCGGTGCCGTTGGGCACGGCCGTTCGGGCAGGACTGGCAACAGGTGACATCACGGTGAGCAACCCGGCCAAGGTGCTGCAGAAACTGAGTCCCTCGGTGGCGCCACGTGTCGCGGGGGACCTGGTTCCCAATACGATCCTGACCATCCAGCCAGGAACGTGGCCCGTAGAACCGTCATTCTCGGAAATCCAGTGGTACCGGAACAGCACTCCCATCGACTACGCCACCAAGGACACCTACCAGTCCAATATGTACGACGATCCCGCAAACATGATCTGGGTCAAGATGACCGCGCGGGCTGCCGGATACCTCCCCACCAGCGTCTCAACGTTGGCATTCGGGCCGATGCCCCGCCGGGTCTGGGTCAGCAACCTGCGCATCACCGGTGACGCGTCAGTGGGCGGCGTCCTCCATTTGGAGCATGGTGCCGCCGGCGTCGACCCCGAGGGCGGCCAGGCCAGCTACACCTACGTCTGGAAACGCAACGGCACTCCTATTCCAGGCGCCACCTCCCGGGACTACCGGACCACCCTGGCGGACAAGGGAAACATCATCACTGCAGGGGTAACAGCCCGCTTCGATGCAGGCTCGGCCATTACCGAGGTTGTTGACCTTGTGGGACCGTTGGCAAACAAGACCCGCGGCAAGGGCTTCAACGCAGACGGCACGGGGGACATTTTCGCCCGGGATACCGGCGGTAACCTGTGGCTGTACCCCAGCAACGGCAGCGGCGGCTGGTTGCCCTCCCAAAAAATCGGCCAAGGCTGGAACGGGTTCAACTCGCTCTTCTCCCCTGGCGACTTCGACGGCGACGGAAACGTTGACGTCATGGCCCGCGATGGTGCCGGACGACTCTTCCTCTACCAGGGCAATGGCCAGGGCGGCTGGCTTCGATCTTTCCAGATCGGTCAAGGCTGGGGGTCGGTCAAGGACATCGTGGCACCGGGCGACTTCAACGGTGACGGCACCGCAGACCTTATTGCCCGGGATGCTTCGAACACCATGGTGATGTATCCCGGAAATGGACGTGGCGGCTTCCTGACCCCTTACACACTCAGTGGCGGGTGGGGCGATTTTAATGCCTTCATCTCTCCGTCGTCGCGTTCCATCTTCGCCCGTGACAACTCAGGCAACCTCCGGTCCTATAGCGGCTCCGGAAATGGATACTTCCACGAAAACGCATGGACGCCCAACGTCTTCGGCGCTTATGCGGGCTATGGCTGGGAAGGTTTCAGCAGGATCGGCGCACCCGGAGATTTTGACAGTGACGGGGTCCCTGAGGTGTACGGGATCCACCCCGATGGACGGCTCACCATGTTCTACGGGCTGGGCCATATCGCCCTCAAGCGCCAAGCGACCATAGGCTGGGGCTGGAACTCCTTTAACTCCGTCTTCTAG
- the rraA gene encoding ribonuclease E activity regulator RraA codes for MSKQINTADLYDERGEELESIAVQFLNLGGQTHFSGPVRTIRCFEDNALVKTVLNTPGEGAVLVIDGQASLRTALMGDLIAASAVANGWSGVVINGAIRDREAIARLPLGVKALGSNPKKSAKTGVGEVDVELVIDRVRIQPGVMIYCDPDGILIER; via the coding sequence GTGAGCAAGCAAATAAATACGGCCGATCTCTACGACGAGCGCGGCGAGGAACTGGAGTCCATAGCCGTTCAGTTCCTCAATCTGGGAGGCCAAACCCATTTCAGTGGGCCGGTCCGCACTATCCGGTGCTTTGAGGATAATGCGCTGGTGAAAACGGTCCTCAACACACCCGGTGAGGGTGCCGTGCTGGTCATTGATGGCCAGGCATCTCTGCGGACGGCACTCATGGGAGACCTCATTGCCGCGAGCGCTGTGGCCAACGGCTGGTCCGGTGTGGTGATCAATGGTGCCATCAGGGACCGGGAGGCCATCGCCCGCCTGCCCCTTGGCGTCAAGGCACTTGGGAGCAACCCGAAGAAGAGCGCCAAGACGGGAGTTGGCGAAGTGGACGTAGAGCTGGTGATCGATCGCGTCCGCATCCAACCCGGCGTGATGATCTACTGTGACCCGGACGGCATCCTGATCGAGCGCTGA